The DNA segment aaatacacaataatatatatcatatcacgttattataagatcagtgtcatagacaaccttttatataataacatgaaattatacagttagtatatatacataacaaatatatatcatatcacgttattgtttaaaaaccttagaggcttttatacttgtcgtatcccttactgggagtgtgggatgtcgtcttaacatcctccctggatttataataagtttttaaaaactaatttttttttgatcatttctgataataacatgatattatatattaaatatatacacaacaaataaataaataataaaataaatattcttacttTTGTTACCTTTTTCTTGTGTTTTGGAGCTTGGAAAAATATGGAGGACTTTTAGAGCTTCGTGTTGATatcgtgttgtgaaaaagtaaaaatttataataaaaaataaatactccaaaactcaaaatatatcaaactctacactttataatatttttttctcaactcaattgtatttttcatcacaaatgaagacctatttatagatccacatttgagattagtccaaaaattaatatatcatcatctacatcatcacacactaattttccacattttacaactcaatattcaacattcaacttaaataataataataataataataataataataataataataataataataataacaacatatTTTCAACAATAAAAGAAAATGTGAAAAGCACTTTTTTTAAGCAATCTCAAACATGGTAGTGTTTGTTGGTGTATAATTGTCACATCGAttggataaaaaaaaatgctatTTAGTTGTCCTAGTAAAGATCATTGGAGTATGAAATTAAACTATTATGGAGCgtaaaaatatttgtctaaCTCTATTTATGAAATTCCGAGGAACTTTAAACTATACATGAAATTCTCAGGAATCTCAAAAGTGTTCAAACACACAATAAATTACTAGCGTTTTGTTACACGCATTGCGTATTAAACAATttgttttttataataaaattatattttaattaaaattgttaaataaaatgattgtactatatattaaatacaaaaattaggatgaaaaatgattgaaataattaaataaaaaaaaaattgatcaaaTAGCGGAGTAAAACGGTTTATGGTTGTTACTTAAAGTGCAGGCACCACGAGTCCTGATGGTGAAGGCTCTAAGATTTCATTGCGTGCAAAagacaaataatatattaaacatcAACAACATTAGTTAGAGAATGTTTCGTGAATAAAACAATTGATCAATCTTATCTTGTAATTCTCTATTATTTGAATATATTCTAAGATTTCGTAAGAGAATTGAATCCCAGAACTTTCACCATAAAAGCACCGTAAGGCAGAAAACAAGAAAGCTGAAGCATTCCATGAGAACCAGAAAGAGAGGACTAGATAACGGTGAAGGCTCTGCGGCGGAGTGCAAAAGTCCAACTCCCTGGCCGCCGGCGCCGCCTCTCCGTACCTTCGAACCGCGGCCTCCGCCTCCTCTTCCTCCTCTCGCCACCACGTGATCCGCCGCGAGCACGATGGCTGTTACTGTGAGTGCAAACACCACGAGTCCTGAGTTCGACAAGGGCTTGCTCCTACCCATCGCATTCGTATATGTTATTGTTAGCcaccaatatatatatacacacatacatatatgatatatgatgGGCAGAAAATCTACGTATACAtattatgtgtatatatataattcaaaacCCGTTAAAGATCAGTTGGAGTTTGTTACATAAGTTCCGAGAATTGAGATTGAAAGGGTCGTATATCTTTATCCTGTAGATATCGATATATAGATAGATGTAAAAAGAACGCAACATTTGGGGGGGGGAAACACAATCACGTTTCATCATCCGTGCTACATTGGTCGATTTCATTGCACATTTCCATGGGCACATGAAGTCGTGAACTTTTAGAGGTAAGGTGACAGCTTGCCAATTAGTATTGACAAGGATCTTTCGTATAAATAGTATTTGAGGCTCATAACTAGGGTTCAAACGAACTGAACCTGTTCGTGAGTTTTATGAGCTCGCtcgataaaatttgatttatattcgagtttatcgaactcgagccgaatttgaacatgttcgaactttttttcgagtcGAGCTCGAACCGAAATTATATTGTTCATCGcgaaccttaatatttaattaatataatataattatataataaatatatatacatttcaaacttttttcgaacatttcgagcttttcgaaccataatatccgaatagttcaccaataagttcgaatatttcgagccgaactcgaacttgaacttcatttcgagccaagtccgagccaaaatatttgaaattatcgaacttcgaatcgagctcgaacttgaatatactattatcgagccgaattcgagccttaaaattttaccattattcggctcgattcggttcatTTGCACCCCTAATCATAACGCGGACGCCACACATAAAACACGTGTTCTCTATTTTCTCTAAAAGCTTCTAAAAGAAAAGTATTCGGAACCCACCTGCTTGTGTTTTCAATTTATGATTTATAagatccatatatatatattttaaaactatatatatatatataaatttaactGCTTATACACAACAACAAATTTAAAAGAATGGAGTGGTAAAAAATGATCAAAAAGATTTCTTGCCATTAGGAAAAAAGGAAATAGAAGATGAAGAAAAGTGTCATATACAAACAGACCATAGAATGCTAGTATTTTTTTATCACATAACAGCTGAAACCAGAACAGACAATCTATGAGGAACTAAATTTTCAGAATTGGAAATATCATCAGATAACGGAAGTTTAACACGTACAAATAATGGTTGCCTATAGCTAGCTTACTCAGGCTGGAATAAATCATCAATCATCCAATAATGCAATGATATCCGACACCGTGTTCGTGTAATGCTCGGGCCAAATATGATTTGATGGGTCTTCAAGAGTTGCTATATTTGTCACGCCTACCAATTCAAGGTACAAATGATACGCAAAAGCAGcagcaaagaaaaaaaaatcataaacaaaCTAGATAGATTTCAAATTCAACCTGAAAGAACAAGTAGAGTTCTACAACCGGCATTCTGTCCAAATAAAATATCAGTGTCAAGTCTGTCCCCAACCATGCACATTCTTGAAGTTGGGATGTTATATCTGaggcaaaaaaaataataagatgTAAATGTGTTTAAAGTGGACAATGTCAATTTTTGCCTCATGTATCTTAATCGAAACAATAGAGCGACATATCAAATTATCATTATAGTCCTACTAGCTTATCCAAATTACCCCCACCACTTCCCCTGCTGAGTTGGTATTTGACAAAAGCGCCAATAGTAACACTTAGGGTTATAACAGGCGAGTTTAATCCAAGAGACTGGCTTCTTATGTAGGCAACGGACTTAAAACCTTCAATACTACTCAAAAAGCTTCATATTAATGTGACACTGCACCCATGATTTTTAAATCGACTTACTTCTGAAGTAAAAAGTCCATCATAAAGGTTGATGGTTTTCCGACTACAATAGGCTCTCTTTGTGTCGCGCCACATACTGCAGCAACCATGCATCCCGCACCTAAACTCAAGAAAATGTTAACGTCTAAAGTCTCTTATCAATGACGATGAGGTTATCGAAAAGAAAAAAGCTTACCAGGCCATTCTTGCAGATCAGTAAGATGGCCAACTGCATCCCGATTTGTAGCAATAAAAAGACACCCTGGATTTTCCCGTATGCAAAGAGTTCCATATCTTTAGATGAGTAAAATTGGGTGCTTTAGATAAAATTTGACTGATCAAGCCCTAAAATATATATCTACATAAACGAAATAAAAGCATGGATAAATTGACTGATCAAGCCTCATCATGGCCATAAGGTAGAAAAGCAAACTTCGGCTTGACTTGTATGGTATGGTGTGATATTAAGTTATACTACCATAGCATATTGACGATATATGCAGATGATTTAATCAAGTAAAAAAAACACCAAGGAAAGTGAGACTTACTGTAGCTTGTAATAATTTATATACTGGTCAAGTCCAACCACCACAGCTCCTACCTGGAATGAGAACCAGCAATTCTGAATCAAAGAACAGCATATATATGAAGATAGAATACTGGGGAAGTTGTTAAATTTTACACTCTTGTCGTGGTCAAACAGAAAGTTTGGTCTCAACTGGACAGCCTTCTCCCCATCTTCCTGCAAATTGTTAACATAGTTATTCTTCTAAATTCAATATAAGAGGAATAATATTCAATTGActcaaagaaaacaaaatactGAAAGTTATAGATGACATTAGATAAAAAGAATCTCGAGATTGAAACAAAAAGAACACTTACAGTGCCACCAAGACTGGTAAATCCCGCGAGCTCCAGTTCCTCACGTATGCCTTCTTCACCAATTACATAAACCTGAAAACACGATGCAACAATACGAGGCCCTGAAAACAATGACATGAAGCAAAAAGAAATTTGGACAGTATAAAGATTTTTCCCCAACTATATATAGCCATAAAAATATCCAAGAGATTAAGTTCCTATTCAGGACTCAGGAGTTATGTTCTTTCTCTTGAGACCTTGCTGCTACCTCTATCTAAAAGCAGATCATGTGACTTATTTTGTTCGGTCCCTTTAATATGAACATGTATAACTAAGAAGAGGATTTATAAATCAGTGTACAAGATCCCGTGTTACATGAGATGATACTCATGTAAGTTGAGGATAAAATGCTTtcgatcttgattttgattttgattttgattttgattaaaCAAATCATTGGCCTGAATCTTCCTTATGACAAGTTAATAATGGGGTTATATACAACACTTTTTCTTACCCATGTGATATAATGGTATCAACCTCTAGCGCACCAGAAAATCTTGCTGCCTAAAGAATACAGTAAGACAAATAGCAAGTGAGGTGAGATCAAACCTTCTTATCTTTAGGAAAGGAATTGACCTTCAAGTACATGGCAGCAGCAAATGATGAGGAAAATATTTCATCCTGAAACCAGTACAGGACtcagtaaatatttataaaagacATACTGCATTAATAAGAAGACTGACCAATGTACCAAACCTCGGTAACGGAAATTCCAAGGGAATTGAACTTCTTCGTATATTGCCTTCTAGACTTGGTTGAATTGTTAGTCACGAACACTAGCTTCTTTCCCTACGAGGGAAATTTACGATGTCACAGACTCACAAGACTGAACTTGGAAAAGGAGAATAAACAAGGAACTAAACCGAGCAATAAATAATTATCAAAGCCATATACCAATAAAGAGAGGTTGAGGGCAATTCACAGTTTTTAACtagattaaaaattaataattattttgggttgggATAAACTGCACGTGGCACCCAGCTGCTTGGTCCAAGGATCAAGCAAATATATGTAGACATCACACGTGATCATTCAAAACTGTACTAGTAATGCCATAACAAGGAAGAAGTGTTGAAAGAACCATAGAGTTTGTAACATAAGAAAAACTTCGAAGATGAGTTTTCTGCTTCGTTGTGGCACAATATGTATTGCCGAAAAGCACAAtgcaacaacaaaaataaatggGAAAAAAAACCTTCGCTACAATCACCACTAGTAGAAGTGCTAGCTTCTTTCCCTACGAGGGACATTTACAATAATGTCACAGACTCACAAGACCGAACTTGGAAAAGAAGAATAAACAAGGAACAAAACCGAGCAATTAGTACTTATCAAAGCCGGATACCAATAAACGGAGGTTGAGGGCAATTCACAGTTTTTAACtagattaaaaattaatacttaTTTCGGGATGGGATGAACTGCATGTGACACCCAACTGTTTGATCCAAGGATCAAGCAAATATATGTAAACATCACACGTGATCATTCAAAACTGTACTAGTAATGCCATAACAAGGAAGAAGTGTTGATAGAAGCATAGAGTTTGTAACATAAGAAAAACTTCGAAGATGAGACTTCTGCTTCGTTGTGGCACGATATATATTGCCAAAAAGCACAatgcaacaaaaaaaaaatgggaaaaaaaaaaccttcaCTACAATCACCACTAGTAGAAGTGCTAGCTTCTTTCCCTACGAGTGACATTTACAATAATGTCACAGACTCACAAGACCGAACTTGGAAAAGGAGAATAAACAAGGAACAAAACCGAGCAATTAGTACTTATCAAATTGTATACCAATAAACAGAGGTTGAGGGCAATTCACAGTTTTTAACtagattaaaaattaatacttaTTTCGGGATGGGATGAACTGCATGTGACACCCAACTGTTTGGTCCAAGGATCAAGCAAATATATGTAAACATCACACGTGATCATTCAAAACTGTACTAGTAATGCCATAACAAGGAAGAAGTGTTGATAGAAGCATAGAGTTTGTAACATAAGAAAAACTTCGAAGATGAGACTTCTGCTTCGATGTGGCACGATATATATTGCCAAAAAGCACAAtgcaacaaaaataaataaatgcgaAAAAAAACCTGCGCTACGACCACCACTAATAGAAGTATAGAACCAACAGACAGTTCAGCACATCACTAACATGAATAGTTATTTACAGCTGAAAATAACTGATAAGAAGCGAGAGATTAATTAACCATTGATCTAAGAGCCTCTAGAGTCTCCGGAACGCCCTCGATTAAAGCATCTCCCTTCCATATCACACCTGAAATATCCAAATCATAGATTGAAAAACAGACGCAAAAAAATACGCCTTTAGATTTCAGCAACTAGTAAATGTCGATGATGTTCTTTGGATAAGTTTTGAGAAAGTGTGTCTGTTACGTACGGACCATCGCAATCGAAGAGAAAAGCATCGACGGAATCGACGAGGTCTCTGGTGTTTGGAGGCGTTAGAATCTGACAAATCGCCGTTGGTTTCGAGTTCTCTCCGTCCATCGCCGCCGCCGGACAGTGGAGGAGGTGGTGTAGCACGTAGAGAAGTAGACGTTAAAGTCAAGAGGCGATTTCAACTTGGTccgttctttttaaaaaaaaatattgttatgaGATTGGGGTTGATTGTCCAGGGGCCAGagatttattataaaattttatttattatttgataaatattattgatttttcattggttaaataaaaaaactaaaaaataatatatgaaatgCAGAACTGATAGTAATAGTAAATCGTATTcatttgtttatatttttttaaaattaaatagacTAAACTTGGTAATACAATTTATGAATGaacttcaatatttttttgtatcaaacttgattattttttaatttaagatcTATTTCTAAAATTTTTCCCCACAATTTGATTAACTTGGATACAAACCAAATTATCGATTGTTTGGTTTCAGGTTTCGGTATAGATTTcgggaaaatttttaaaatattctacttttatttaaaaactcgaataaattttttttttctcgattgttctttaaaaatttatacttgaaattattttttaaaaaaaattagaagttctattaaaattttaaccAAACTCatgcttttatttatttttttctttttcctgtCAAAGTATCAAACACTAAGAAAGCTTTTTATGGTACTTGTCAAGTAAAGCCTAAGTTGGACAACCAATTACATCTCTTTATATATATTGAGTTATAGTAGACCAATGCGTGTGATCCTTAACAAAGAGTAGAAAATGGTATATAAATAATTCGAggttattaatttttgaattcgaTCAAAATAATGATAGAGTAAACATGTAGTTTCGTTTGGTTTTAAGATTTGACATGAAACAGATTCAACGATAAGTTTTTTGTATAATCCCCACAGTAAATTGGGGACAGGTATACGATGAATGAAACAGATTCAATGATAAGTTTTTTGTATGATCCCTACTATAAATTAGGGACACGTATACGATAAACCTATATAGCAAGTACTTCGTATCCGttctcgctttacgaaaatgattaacccaagttgttATTGTAACAACCTTGTTTTCttaaagatttaaaaattaaaaagtaaAAATGCTGACTATTTTTTTTacagttatttgcaccaaatatccctatgaaatattgaaaatgcagaATTtttccctgtgaaattttaatagaaaTCTTCAACCATGACCTTTTGTAACATTATGTTAAGAATAGTCAACcaaagtcccacattggaagATTATTAGGAATGGTCAACCAAAGGCCCACATTGGATGACCAAAaaagtcccacattggaagTTTAAGTAAAAAGATCATGGATTAAAATATGGAATGATATCTCCATTGGTATGAGACCTTTTGAGTGGGTTCCCAAAATCAAAACTATGAGGGCTTGTGcccaaagtggacaatatcataTCATTGTGGAGATATCTGAATTCCATTGAACTAACAaatggcgccgtctgtgggaatgaGTCATGATCTGATAAAAAACAAATGTTGGGTGGAATCCTCGGAAACTCATGGAGAAtaagtgtgagacctcgattaaAGATCCGTGAAAAAGCTCTCGAGGGACGCTCCCGAAAATTCATGTAAGGCGTGTGCTGCAACGCATTGAAGGTGAGTAGGCTCGATTGGAGGGACGGATTGAGGGGAGGCCTGGTGGAACTTCGTTTGAGGGGAGGATTGTTAAGAATAGTCAACcaaagtcccacattggaagATTATTAGGAATGGTCAACCAAAGGCCCACATTGGATGACCAAAAAAATCCCACATTGGAAGTTTAAGTAAAAAGATCAtggattaaaatatgaaatgaTATCTCCATTGGTATGAGGCCTTTTGGGTGGGTTCCCAAAATCAAAACCATGAGGGCTTGTGcccaaagtggacaatatcataccatTGTGGAGATATCTGAATTCCATTGACCTAACACATTAGCACACGTGCCCCTTcatatgagtgattgttgcgcatgcgcccctcatgcgattgtgcaaatattttgatttttttacaccaaatacccctatgaaatattaaaaatacatgtTTGACCCATTGAGAGTATactttttaaatctattcaactcatGATACACGAGTTTTATTAAgattcaattataaaatatttaccaaatatttttcattttatgaatttttgttttaattttaaatttatttcgtaattaatttgtttttggaaaaaatattattactcacttcgttattttattaaattcatttcgtatttctaattttttcattaaacatgcattcataaataataatttaaacacCGAAacgtac comes from the Henckelia pumila isolate YLH828 chromosome 1, ASM3356847v2, whole genome shotgun sequence genome and includes:
- the LOC140886037 gene encoding phosphoglycolate phosphatase 2, translated to MDGENSKPTAICQILTPPNTRDLVDSVDAFLFDCDGVIWKGDALIEGVPETLEALRSMGKKLVFVTNNSTKSRRQYTKKFNSLGISVTEDEIFSSSFAAAMYLKVNSFPKDKKVYVIGEEGIREELELAGFTSLGGTEDGEKAVQLRPNFLFDHDKSVGAVVVGLDQYINYYKLQYGTLCIRENPGCLFIATNRDAVGHLTDLQEWPGAGCMVAAVCGATQREPIVVGKPSTFMMDFLLQKYNIPTSRMCMVGDRLDTDILFGQNAGCRTLLVLSGVTNIATLEDPSNHIWPEHYTNTVSDIIALLDD